A region from the Solibacillus sp. FSL H8-0523 genome encodes:
- a CDS encoding 3-phenylpropionate MFS transporter, translated as MNEQRWLAKNFFMFFATWGIFIAYWTGWLINDKELSVSDASIIMGFGLVARAISTMFIFPYVSKIMSNKHVLIFFTLTSLIVTILYIPVNSFAGLFIITMLFSVFYPALLPAVESSASTLMQHGKVHYGKARSLGSFGYVVAVLIISMLTGVYGEQTILWLMILGLTALLIIQLMPAPPMLSVLPKQEKSNSISMKDLFKMKSFVVVLIVVILLQGAHASYYNYGYIYLQELNVSAFYIGMILNVAVIFEILYFLKADTFLTKWKPSSLLLLAAVGSTLRWILVYAFPNMPVFVVSQALHALSFAMAHYAFIQYITKALPKEQIPNAQGMYSALAMSLSAALLTLLGGALYEIEPGLAFLGMIIFTVPAIFLIIFTKKRFDY; from the coding sequence ATGAACGAACAACGCTGGTTAGCGAAGAACTTTTTTATGTTTTTTGCGACTTGGGGTATTTTTATTGCTTACTGGACAGGTTGGCTGATCAATGATAAAGAGCTTTCAGTTTCAGACGCAAGTATTATTATGGGTTTCGGACTCGTTGCACGAGCGATTTCGACGATGTTTATTTTCCCGTATGTCTCAAAAATTATGAGTAATAAACATGTGTTAATATTTTTTACGCTTACATCATTAATTGTCACGATTTTATATATTCCGGTGAATTCATTTGCAGGTCTATTTATTATTACGATGTTATTTAGTGTGTTTTATCCAGCGCTTTTACCAGCTGTAGAAAGCAGTGCCTCTACATTAATGCAGCATGGTAAAGTACATTATGGTAAAGCACGTTCACTGGGTTCATTTGGCTATGTGGTTGCGGTGTTAATTATTAGTATGTTAACTGGCGTTTACGGTGAGCAAACGATTTTATGGCTGATGATTTTAGGGTTAACAGCATTACTCATCATTCAATTAATGCCAGCACCACCAATGTTAAGTGTTTTACCGAAGCAGGAAAAATCAAACTCCATTTCGATGAAAGACTTGTTTAAAATGAAAAGTTTTGTCGTTGTTTTAATTGTAGTGATCTTACTGCAAGGGGCACACGCATCGTATTACAACTATGGTTATATTTATTTACAAGAATTAAATGTCAGTGCCTTTTATATTGGCATGATTTTAAATGTCGCGGTCATCTTTGAAATTTTATATTTCTTAAAAGCAGACACATTTTTAACAAAGTGGAAGCCATCTTCATTACTTCTATTAGCAGCAGTTGGTTCGACATTACGCTGGATTTTAGTTTACGCGTTCCCGAATATGCCAGTATTCGTTGTATCGCAAGCACTACATGCACTGTCGTTTGCAATGGCGCACTATGCATTTATTCAGTACATTACAAAAGCATTACCGAAAGAACAAATTCCTAACGCACAGGGCATGTATTCCGCTTTAGCGATGAGCTTAAGTGCGGCGCTTTTGACGTTATTAGGTGGAGCGTTATACGAAATTGAACCGGGCTTAGCCTTCTTAGGAATGATCATCTTTACAGTACCGGCCATCTTCCTAATTATTTTTACGAAAAAACGTTTCGATTATTAA
- the alaS gene encoding alanine--tRNA ligase translates to MTKTLTASEIRRLYLDFFKEKGHHVEPSAPLVPINDPSLLWINSGVATLKPYFDGRIIPDNPRITNAQKSIRTNDIENVGKTARHHTFFEMLGNFSIGDYFKKESIHYAWEFLTDPKWMGFEPEKLSITVHPEDEEAYNVWHEEIGIPKERLIRLEGNFWDIGEGPSGPNSEIFYDRGEDYAFGAPEEELYTGGENERYLEIWNLVFSQFNHNPDNTYTPLPKQNIDTGMGLERIVSVVQNVPTNFDTDLFMPIIEKTEEFANRKYKRPGEVDLKEIFGSAEDINTPFKVIADHIRTVAFAIGDGALPSNEGRGYVLRRLLRRAVRYAKQIGIDKPFMYKLVPTVGAIMQDFYPEVTEKQEFIERVIKNEEDRFHETLDGGLAILSEVMDAQKAKNELVIPGAIAFKLYDTYGFPVELTEEYAEEAGMTVDHAGFETSMEAQRNRARNARADVDSMQVQDGVLANLKQQSTFIYNAVAAQATVAAIVVNGQETNTASEGEEALVILSETPFYAEMGGQIADTGVIESDTFKAIVKDVQKAPNGQPLHTVVVESGEMNVGDVATAKVDEAKRKLILKNHTATHLMHRALKDVLGDHVAQAGSYVGPDRLRFDFSHFGGATKEELAQVERAVNEKIWEDIEVVIQEMDIDSAKAMGAMALFGEKYGDVVRVVAVSDYSIELCGGLHVSRSSEIGIFKIVSEGGIGAGTRRIEAVTGKAAYEAIKEEEAVLNEAAALLKANAKDVATRVATLQADYKELQRENDSLSQKIANAQAGAVLDAAQQIGDVTVLATRVDAKDNNQLRQMMDDLKEKMSKAVIVLGAVDGEKVMLVAGVTKDIVGGNYHAGNIVKMVAEATGGKGGGRPDMAMAGAKDASKLDEALANVYEHVKSL, encoded by the coding sequence ATGACTAAAACATTGACAGCATCAGAAATTCGTCGTCTTTACCTTGACTTCTTTAAAGAAAAGGGCCACCACGTTGAGCCTTCAGCACCACTAGTACCTATTAATGACCCATCATTATTATGGATTAACTCAGGGGTAGCGACATTAAAGCCTTACTTCGATGGCCGTATTATTCCGGATAACCCACGTATTACGAATGCCCAAAAATCAATTCGTACAAACGATATCGAAAACGTAGGAAAAACAGCACGTCACCATACATTCTTTGAAATGTTAGGGAACTTCTCAATCGGTGATTACTTCAAAAAAGAATCCATCCACTATGCTTGGGAATTTTTAACGGATCCAAAGTGGATGGGCTTTGAACCAGAAAAATTATCAATTACGGTTCACCCTGAAGATGAAGAAGCGTATAACGTATGGCACGAAGAAATTGGTATTCCAAAAGAGCGTTTAATCCGCTTGGAAGGTAACTTCTGGGATATCGGTGAGGGTCCATCTGGTCCAAACTCTGAAATTTTCTATGACCGCGGCGAAGATTACGCATTCGGTGCACCAGAAGAAGAGTTATACACAGGTGGGGAAAACGAGCGTTACTTAGAAATTTGGAACCTTGTATTTTCTCAGTTCAACCACAACCCAGATAACACATACACACCACTACCAAAGCAAAACATTGATACAGGTATGGGCTTAGAGCGTATCGTTTCAGTTGTACAAAATGTACCAACAAACTTTGATACGGATCTATTCATGCCAATTATCGAAAAAACAGAAGAATTCGCTAATCGTAAATACAAACGTCCAGGCGAAGTGGATTTAAAAGAAATTTTCGGTTCAGCTGAAGATATTAACACACCATTTAAAGTTATCGCGGACCACATCCGTACAGTCGCATTCGCGATCGGTGACGGTGCCTTACCATCAAACGAAGGTCGTGGCTATGTATTACGCCGTCTGTTACGTCGTGCGGTACGTTACGCAAAACAAATCGGCATCGACAAGCCATTCATGTATAAATTAGTACCAACTGTTGGCGCAATCATGCAAGATTTCTATCCAGAAGTAACAGAAAAACAAGAATTTATCGAGCGTGTAATTAAAAATGAAGAAGATCGTTTCCACGAAACATTAGACGGTGGTTTAGCGATTCTATCTGAAGTAATGGACGCACAAAAAGCGAAAAATGAATTAGTTATCCCAGGTGCAATTGCTTTCAAATTATATGACACATACGGTTTCCCAGTGGAATTAACAGAAGAGTACGCTGAGGAAGCGGGCATGACAGTTGACCACGCTGGCTTTGAAACATCAATGGAAGCGCAACGTAACCGTGCACGTAACGCACGTGCAGACGTTGACTCAATGCAAGTACAAGACGGCGTGTTAGCCAACTTAAAACAACAATCGACATTCATCTATAATGCGGTTGCAGCACAAGCAACTGTTGCAGCAATCGTTGTAAATGGTCAAGAAACAAACACAGCTTCTGAAGGTGAGGAAGCATTAGTTATCCTATCTGAAACACCATTCTACGCAGAAATGGGTGGTCAAATCGCAGATACAGGTGTGATTGAATCAGATACATTCAAAGCAATCGTTAAAGATGTACAAAAAGCGCCAAATGGTCAACCATTACACACAGTTGTTGTGGAATCAGGTGAAATGAACGTAGGCGACGTGGCAACTGCAAAAGTTGACGAAGCAAAACGTAAATTAATCCTTAAAAACCATACAGCGACGCACCTTATGCACCGTGCATTAAAAGATGTATTAGGCGATCACGTAGCACAAGCAGGTTCTTATGTAGGTCCTGACCGTCTACGTTTTGACTTCTCTCACTTCGGTGGCGCAACAAAAGAAGAGCTTGCTCAAGTAGAACGCGCAGTAAATGAAAAAATCTGGGAAGATATTGAAGTAGTTATTCAAGAAATGGATATCGATTCAGCAAAAGCAATGGGTGCTATGGCATTATTCGGCGAAAAATACGGAGATGTTGTACGCGTAGTTGCGGTTTCAGATTACTCAATCGAGCTTTGCGGTGGCTTACACGTATCTCGTTCATCAGAAATCGGTATTTTCAAAATCGTTTCTGAAGGTGGTATCGGTGCCGGAACGCGTCGTATTGAAGCGGTAACGGGTAAAGCGGCATACGAAGCAATCAAAGAAGAAGAAGCAGTTCTTAACGAAGCTGCTGCATTATTAAAAGCAAACGCGAAAGACGTTGCAACTCGCGTTGCAACTTTACAAGCAGATTACAAAGAATTACAACGTGAAAATGATTCATTATCACAAAAAATTGCTAATGCTCAAGCAGGCGCGGTACTAGATGCAGCACAACAAATCGGTGATGTAACAGTACTTGCAACACGCGTTGACGCAAAAGACAATAACCAATTACGTCAAATGATGGATGATTTGAAAGAAAAAATGTCGAAAGCTGTTATCGTTTTAGGTGCAGTTGATGGCGAAAAAGTCATGCTTGTTGCAGGCGTAACAAAAGATATCGTAGGCGGTAATTACCACGCTGGTAACATTGTGAAAATGGTTGCAGAAGCAACAGGTGGTAAAGGTGGCGGTCGTCCAGATATGGCGATGGCTGGTGCGAAAGATGCTTCGAAGTTAGATGAAGCGTTAGCAAACGTATATGAGCATGTGAAATCTTTATAA
- the yeiL gene encoding transcriptional regulator YeiL — MRKLAHDEAIHYIQNYPISHFFSFDISPFIQVYEFEKGEYIFYEQSYPEALYYMVEGKAKLYITHKNGKISLIEFLTSPTIMGEIELLNEARYSKGIQTVTKTICLVIPFRDVKDKLLTDPVFLKMLCLFLSSKTTNMTAKYTQNQAYPLENRLASFILLSSDHDFYKEKHTEVCEYLGVSYRHLLFVLAQFTEAGYLTKQNRGYLLSNRTTLEQLASEIQY, encoded by the coding sequence TTGAGAAAGTTAGCACATGATGAAGCGATTCATTATATACAGAACTACCCGATTTCTCACTTTTTTTCATTTGATATTTCACCATTTATTCAGGTATATGAATTTGAGAAAGGCGAATATATATTTTACGAGCAGTCCTATCCTGAAGCGCTTTATTACATGGTAGAAGGCAAAGCGAAACTTTACATTACGCATAAAAATGGCAAAATCTCGTTAATCGAATTTTTAACGTCCCCTACCATTATGGGTGAAATTGAATTATTAAACGAAGCACGCTATTCAAAAGGGATTCAAACCGTCACAAAAACGATTTGCCTTGTGATCCCGTTCCGTGATGTGAAAGATAAACTATTAACTGATCCCGTGTTTTTAAAAATGCTCTGTCTGTTTCTAAGTTCAAAAACGACAAATATGACCGCCAAATATACACAAAACCAAGCGTATCCACTTGAAAACCGGCTCGCTTCATTTATATTACTGTCATCTGACCATGATTTTTACAAAGAAAAGCATACCGAGGTATGTGAATACTTAGGCGTATCTTACCGCCACTTACTTTTTGTTCTAGCGCAGTTTACCGAAGCTGGCTATTTAACAAAACAAAATCGTGGTTACCTTTTATCAAATCGCACAACACTGGAACAATTAGCCTCGGAAATTCAGTATTAA